One window of the Rhodococcus sovatensis genome contains the following:
- a CDS encoding helix-turn-helix transcriptional regulator — translation MTNVEDINESGPSPTATSLSSGESETTIAFLLTLAEQLVTLFPSNSEVVIHDLQRLPATIVGVFGDVTSREIGDPPTDVLLQQLRQESSPDVLSGYETRLPDGRQVRSTTLIVRDSKGARLAALCLNVDMTAWYSVRSLVDSLFGAGRPTTGLVSVPATVPSARADLSAAAPVEVPVEPTPEAVSPITKAGEHFAQDVDSLATQLLDGAIADVGIPVELMKKEHKMQVVAALEGRGLFLLRDSVETVATYLECSRFTIYNYLRELQSNEHGKTTDRSVTPRG, via the coding sequence ATGACGAATGTGGAAGACATCAATGAATCCGGCCCATCTCCGACGGCCACGTCCCTGAGCTCTGGGGAATCGGAAACCACGATCGCGTTTCTGCTGACCCTGGCAGAACAACTTGTGACGCTGTTTCCCAGCAACTCGGAAGTGGTCATACACGATCTTCAGCGGCTTCCCGCCACGATCGTCGGAGTCTTCGGGGACGTCACCAGCCGCGAAATCGGTGACCCTCCCACCGACGTTCTGCTCCAGCAGCTTCGGCAAGAGAGCTCTCCGGATGTGTTGTCCGGTTACGAAACTCGGCTGCCCGATGGGCGTCAGGTCCGGTCGACCACGCTCATCGTTCGCGACAGCAAGGGTGCCAGACTGGCCGCGCTGTGCCTCAACGTGGACATGACGGCCTGGTACAGCGTCCGATCTCTCGTCGACAGCCTCTTCGGGGCGGGCCGACCGACCACTGGACTGGTATCGGTACCTGCAACCGTGCCGTCCGCGCGTGCCGACCTATCTGCCGCGGCACCGGTCGAGGTGCCCGTCGAGCCGACACCGGAGGCCGTCAGTCCCATCACGAAGGCAGGTGAGCACTTCGCACAGGACGTCGACTCGCTGGCCACTCAACTGCTCGACGGTGCGATAGCCGATGTCGGCATTCCCGTCGAGTTGATGAAGAAGGAGCACAAGATGCAGGTCGTGGCAGCCCTCGAGGGACGTGGCCTGTTCCTGTTGCGCGATTCGGTCGAAACCGTCGCGACCTATCTCGAATGCTCGAGGTTCACTATTTACAATTACCTGAGGGAACTGCAGAGCAACGAGCATGGCAAAACCACGGACCGGTCGGTGACACCGCGGGGGTGA